CTGCTATGCTAGTTACCTGAAGCCTAAGGAAGACCTGGTTCTTTCCTCCCTCACTGCAGGCGCCACCAACGGTTTTGCCGAAGTGATTCTGGGCGGAACCATCGTGATTCCTATGGCAGTTCTCATTGCAGGTAACAACATTGAAGAATGTGCCAAGCTGGGAACCTTCGGTCTCGGCTTCCAGACCATGCCTTTCGTATTTGGCCAGCTGCCCTTTGGCGGTTTCTTCCAGACATTGTGGTTTGGCATGCTGTTTATTGCTGGTGTCACCAGTGCCATCTCTATTATCCAGCCCCTTATCAGCTTCTGCGAGGACGACCTGAAGCAGAGCCGCAAGGGAGCCATCACCTCTGTCAGTGTAGTGACATTCCTAGGCGGTCTCGTCGGAATCTTTGGCCTTGCCGCCGGTGCGGTTGACGAATTTGACTTCTGGGGCGGCAGTTTCCTTCTGGTGTTCATCGGAACCATCCAAGCATTCATTTTTTCCTTTGTTCTTGGTAAACGTAAGGCGAAGCAGGCTGATGGTTCCGATGAATCCGAGGCATTTGCCCTGATGAACGAAGGTGCGGCATTGAAGCTTCCAAAATTTTTCAGATTCATCATCCGTTACGTCTGCCCCGCCTACCTGGCCATTGTACTTGTGGCTTGGCTCGTTCACGACGGCTGGGCAGTAGTAAGCCTGCAGGGAGTTTCTCCCGATGCAATGGTGACTTTCCTGGGCCACCAGATGAGCCAGATTTCCTTCACCTGGGGAATTCGTATTTTCCTCCTGGTGTTAACCATCTTGCTGAACGTACTGATTTACTTCGCTTGGAAGAAGGGCGATCCTGCCGATTTGCCCTCTAAGCACATCCACAAGCAAGACATGCCTGTAGGTGATTCTGACGAAGTTGCAACTTCTAA
This Fibrobacter sp. UWEL DNA region includes the following protein-coding sequences:
- a CDS encoding sodium-dependent transporter — translated: MSRDNWGSKIGVILAVAGSAVGLGNFLRFPVQAATNGGGSFIIPYLIAFLLLGIPLSWMEWTLGRAAGARRHGTAPGGFHYLLGKKSWAKHLGSLCILPPLFITFYYMFIQSWILAFTYYSATGTLMDVVKGGYGPMKEFFGNYIMLNTQLGPFPAAIVFFLITFACNMALLSFGVRKGIERVNKITMPILLIMGLILVGRVLTIDGIGQGLAFVWNPNLSEIANPTVWLAASGQVFFTMSLGMGIVFCYASYLKPKEDLVLSSLTAGATNGFAEVILGGTIVIPMAVLIAGNNIEECAKLGTFGLGFQTMPFVFGQLPFGGFFQTLWFGMLFIAGVTSAISIIQPLISFCEDDLKQSRKGAITSVSVVTFLGGLVGIFGLAAGAVDEFDFWGGSFLLVFIGTIQAFIFSFVLGKRKAKQADGSDESEAFALMNEGAALKLPKFFRFIIRYVCPAYLAIVLVAWLVHDGWAVVSLQGVSPDAMVTFLGHQMSQISFTWGIRIFLLVLTILLNVLIYFAWKKGDPADLPSKHIHKQDMPVGDSDEVATSNKEA